A DNA window from Motilibacter aurantiacus contains the following coding sequences:
- a CDS encoding MOSC domain-containing protein, whose amino-acid sequence MALVSSVNVGVPRPIGARGRMSGIDKRPVSGPVQVAAPVAGGGLAGDAVCNGKHHGGPDQAVYAYACEDLDRWERELGRPLAAGAFGE is encoded by the coding sequence ATGGCGCTCGTCAGCTCGGTCAACGTGGGCGTGCCCCGGCCGATCGGGGCCCGTGGCCGGATGTCGGGCATCGACAAGCGGCCGGTCAGCGGTCCCGTGCAGGTCGCGGCACCTGTCGCGGGAGGGGGCCTGGCGGGCGACGCCGTCTGCAACGGCAAGCACCACGGCGGGCCGGACCAGGCGGTCTACGCCTACGCCTGCGAGGACCTCGACCGGTGGGAGCGCGAGCTCGGGCGCCCGCTGGCCGCGGGCGCCTTCGGCGAGA